One Hordeum vulgare subsp. vulgare chromosome 4H, MorexV3_pseudomolecules_assembly, whole genome shotgun sequence DNA window includes the following coding sequences:
- the LOC123447699 gene encoding pentatricopeptide repeat-containing protein At1g77405: MSSSSAAPSPSPSRLVPQLLVALLQRRRFDSALRPSPTFRGFSPASIAASLAAIPRLILPRSAGRLCPQRPFPSPSSSYHRRVAAALTLAFLNWSHSDASPRAVPLTEAPLRAAALSLARARALPALFGLLREHAPLVSTAALTDVIRALGEEGLPRQALAAFHRARQLRCSPDAQCYNTLLAALCRNGRFKDARFLLDQMERPGARCKPDSYTYTVLISWYCRIGAGTGCRKAARRRIYEAGRLFRRMGEKGLEPDVVTYNCYINGLCKTYRVERAHEVFDEMVKKGCLPNRVTYNSFVRYYSAVNKVDKAIEWMREMVARGHGVATSSTYTPLIHSLYESGRIGDARRFMIEMAESGHLPREHTYKLVKDATEEAGEEALPAELCHSIEDGIKERFQQVMRLKPIMRPVTR; encoded by the coding sequence atgtcctcctcctccgctgcccCGTCCCCGTCGCCGTCCCGCCTGGTGCCGCAGCtcctggtcgccctcctccagcGCCGCCGCTTCGACTCCGCGCTCCGCCCGTCCCCCACCTTCCGCGGCTTCTCCCCGGCCTCCATCGCCGCCTCGCTCGCCGCCATCCCGCGCCTCATCCTCCCACGCTCCGCGGGCCGCCTCTGCCCGCAGCGGCCCTTCCCCTCCCCGTCCTCCTCCTACCACCGCCGGGTCGCCGCCGCGCTCACCCTCGCCTTCCTCAACTGGTCCCACTCCGACGCCAGCCCGCGCGCCGTCCCGCTCACCGAGGCCCCGCTCCGCGCCGCCGCGCTCTCCCTCGCCCGCGCCCGCGCGCTCCCCGCGCTCTTCGGcctcctccgcgagcacgccccGCTCGTCTCCACCGCCGCGCTCACCGACGTCATCCGCGCGCTCGGCGAGGAGGGCCTCCCGCGCCAGGCCCTCGCCGCCTTCCACCGCGCGCGCCAGCTCCGGTGCTCCCCGGACGCGCAGTGCTACAACACGTTGCTCGCCGCGCTGTGCCGGAACGGCCGGTTCAAGGATGCCAGGTTCCTGCTCGACCAGATGGAGCGCCCCGGCGCGCGCTGCAAGCCTGACTCCTACACCTACACCGTGCTCATTTCCTGGTACTGCCGGATCGGGGCGGGGACCGGGTGCCGGAAGGCCGCCAGGAGAAGGATCTACGAGGCCGGCAGGCTGTTCCGGAGGATGGGGGAGAAGGGGCTGGAGCCGGACGTCGTGACCTACAACTGCTATATCAATGGCCTGTGCAAGACGTACCGCGTGGAGCGTGCGCacgaggtgtttgatgaaatggtgAAGAAGGGGTGCTTGCCAAACCGGGTGACATACAACTCGTTTGTGAGGTATTACAGTGCGGTGAATAAGGTTGACAAGGCTATCGAGTGGATGAGGGAGATGGTGGCGAGGGGGCATGGGGTGGCGACGTCAAGCACTTACACACCCCTTATACATTCACTCTACGAGAGTGGGCGGATCGGGGATGCAAGGCGCTTCATGATCGAGATGGCGGAAAGTGGGCACCTGCCCAGGGAACACACCTACAAGCTTGTCAAGGATGCAACTGAGGAGGCCGGTGAGGAGGCCTTGCCAGCAGAGCTGTGTCACTCCATTGAGGATGGCATCAAGGAAAGGTTTCAGCAGGTCATGCGTCTCAAACCCATAATGCGACCAGTGACAAGATAA
- the LOC123447698 gene encoding endoglucanase 10 encodes MFGRDPWGGTLEISNADSATDDDRSRDLDRGAMMRHQLDETQQSWLLAGPGDQAGKKKKKYVDIGCMVIDRKIFMWTVGLVLGVGLFVGFVMMIVKLVPHKKPPPPPPDQYTLALHKALMFFNAQRSGHLPKHNGVSWRGNSGMKDGLSDSTVKKSLVGGFYDAGDAIKFNYPMAWSMTMLSWTVIEYRAKYEAIGELDHVKEIIKWGTDYMLKTFNSSADTIDRIVAQVGVGDTSKGPMPNDHYCWMRPEDIDYKRPVIECHSCSDLAAEMAAALAAASIVFKDSKAYSDKLVHGAKALYKFGRLQRGRYSPNGSDQSLFYNSTSYWDEFVWGGAWMYFATGNTSYLTIATAPGMAKHAGAFWIGSPNYGVFTWDDKLPGSQVLLSRLRLFLSPGYPYEEILRTFHNQTDNVMCSYLPVFNSFNFTKGGLIQLNHGGPQPLQYVVNAAFLASLYADYLDTADTPGWYCGPNFYTTDVLRKFAKSQLDYILGKNPQKMSYVVGFGKKYPKRVHHRGASIPHNGVKYGCKGGFKWRESKKANPNILVGAMVAGPDKHDGFKDIRTNYNYTEPTLAANAGLVAALISLADIDTGRYSIDKNTIFSAVPPMFPTPPPPPSAWKP; translated from the exons ATGTTCGGGCGGGACCCGTGGGGCGGGACGCTGGAGATCTCGAACGCGGACTCGGCGACGGACGACGACCGGAGCCGGGACCTGGACCGGGGCGCCATGATGCGGCACCAGCTGGACGAGACGCAGCAGAGCTGGCTGCTGGCCGGCCCGGGCGACCAGGcaggcaagaagaagaagaagtacgtcGACATCGGCTGCATGGTCATCGACCGCAAGATCTTCATGTGGACCGTCGGCCTCGTCCTCGGCGTCGGCCTCTTCGTCGGCTTCGTCATGATGATCGTCAAGCTCGTCCCGCACaagaagccgccgccgccgccgccggaccaGTACACCCTCGCGCTCCACAAGGCGCTCATGTTCTTCAACGCCCAGCGAT CTGGTCACCTGCCCAAGCACAACGGGGTGAGCTGGAGGGGCAACTCCGGCATGAAGGACGGCCTCTCGGACAGCACCGTCAAGAAGAGCCTGGTCGGAGGCTTCTACGACGCCGGCGACGCCATCAAGTTCAACTACCCCATGGCCTGGTCCATGACCATGCTCAGCTGGACGGTGATCGAGTACAGGGCCAAGTACGAGGCCATCGGCGAGCTCGACCATGTCAAGGAGATCATCAAGTGGGGCACCGACTACATGCTCAAGACCTTCAACTCGTCCGCCGACACCATCGACCGGATCGTCGCCCAG GTTGGCGTGGGTGACACCTCTAAAGGCCCCATGCCGAATGACCACTACTGCTGGATGAGACCAGAGGACATTGACTACAAGAGGCCTGTCATCGAGTGCCACTCCTGCTCGGATCTTGCCGCTGAGATGGCCGCCGCCCTCGCCGCGGCTTCCATAGTGTTCAAGGACAGCAAGGCGTACTCTGACAAGCTTGTCCACGGTGCCAAGGCGCTGTACAAGTTCGGTAGGCTGCAGCGGGGGCGATACAGCCCCAATGGCTCTGATCAGTCGCTGTTCTACAATTCCACCAGCTACTGGGATGAGTTTGTGTGGGGTGGCGCGTGGATGTACTTCGCCACGGGGAACACATCGTACCTCACGATCGCCACCGCTCCAGGGATGGCCAAGCACGCGGGGGCGTTCTGGATTGGTAGTCCAAACTATGGAGTGTTCACCTGGGATGACAAGCTTCCAGGATCTCAG GTTCTTCTCAGCAGGTTGCGGCTCTTCCTAAGCCCAGGGTATCCTTATGAAGAAATATTAAGGACATTCCACAACCAAACTGACAATGTCATGTGCTCGTATTTACcagtattcaattcattcaacttcACTAAAG GAGGACTGATACAACTCAACCATGGAGGGCCTCAACCACTTCAGTACGTCGTCAATGCAGCATTCCTTGCCTCTCTGTATGCTGATTATCTGGACACTGCAGATACACCAGGGTGGTATTGTGGACCTAATTTCTATACCACAGATGTCCTCCGCAAGTTTGCAAAGTCACAG CTTGATTACATTCTAGGCAAGAACCCACAAAAGATGAGCTACGTCGTGGGTTTTGGAAAGAAGTACCCCAAGCGTGTTCATCACAGAGGGGCATCAATCCCTCATAACGGTGTCAAATATGGATGCAAAGGAGGTTTTAAATGGAGAGAGTCTAAGAAAGCAAACCCTAATATCCTCGTCGGAGCAATGGTTGCTGGGCCTGACAAGCATGATGGCTTCAAAGATATCCGCACAAATTACAATTACACAGAGCCTACTCTTGCAGCAAATGCTGGCCTGGTTGCAGCATTGATTTCTTTAGCTGACATCGATACTGGCAGATATTCAATTGATAAGAACACCATCTTCTCAGCAGTTCCCCCAATGTTCCCGACACCCCCACCACCGCCGTCAGCTTGGAAACCTTGA